The DNA sequence CGAGGATTCCGGGTAGGCATCACAGGGAAGAAGTCCCAATTTGTGCATTAGCTCCAAGCCCTTTTCCAGGGACGAAATGGCATACCATATATTATCTTTTTCCAGCATGAGCTTagcagggaagccccatctgtaaagTATTTTATGATTCCTCAGCAGTTTTGTGATTGATATTCATGTTGGCTTGGGAGAGGTCAGCATATACCATGATCCCGGCATAGGGGTCTGGAAGTGTTTTATTTTGTCTTGAGAATCTCATGAGTTGGTCTTTAACGTGGAAAAAATGTACTCTAGCAATGACATCTCTAGGGATCTTCTCAGGGAGATGAGGTGGTTTGTGCagtctgtgggccctgtcaatAATGACATCCGCATGTGTAAGGGATGGCATAGCTGTTACCATCAATTGTTGGAGGAAGGTGCGCAGTTCAGTAGGTTTTACTGATTCGGGGATGCCCCTAAATTTCACAATATTCCTGCGTGATCTGTCCTCAAGGTCTGTGACCTTTAGGTGGAGAGCTTTGAGCTCATCTTCTAGATCCATGTGAGCATCCACAAGCTCATTGTGAGCTTCATAGAAATCACCCATTTTATTCTCCACATAGTTAACCCTGTCCCCCCAGAGCCGTCAGTTCTCAATGTGTGGAGCATGTAACATTAGCTATATCCTGCTGGATAGCCCCTCTCAGGGTAAAAATCATCTCCTTCATCATAATATCAGTCAGGAGCAGACCAGAGGCAGGCAGGCCATCCAGCTTTTGTGTGTATATATCAGTCTACTCCATGTCCTGTTCCTCTGTTTCATGCTGATTTGTATCTTCAGCGGGAGAGCTGAGTCTCCTTTTTTGTTTAATTGGATTGTTTGAGGCTGATGGGGGTGATAGAGGTGTAATGCCTGACTCAGGCGACTCACTAGTGTCATTGCAGGCAGCGCCGTTGTGAGGTTGGCTGTGCTGTGGAGAGAGGTCTCCCGCACCGGCGCCATCTTCAGAGATTCTGACTGGGACTGTAGTGTAGAAGTCCGTCAGTTTCCTGGGGCCCTCTCTCTCCATGTTGTGGATCGGGATCCCCTTGTGTTCCGCCGCCTGTGTGGCCATTTTTAGGCTGGCACTTGCCGCTGTGGGTTGCTGAAAGTCCCCTGATGTGACAGAGCTCACCTCTCACCACACCATCCACTCCGGCCACCGGCTCCGCtccttgcaattttttttgccactctgtatttgtgcagtggtttttctaacgcatttttttgggaaaaatacactttcttgaattttaatgcaaaaaaacaaaacaaaatacataaccttttttttagtaaaatataaaagatgatgtcacactgAGTAAATagctaccaaacatgtcatgctttacaatTACACACGCCCCCCGAGCAACGGCGACAAACTACGTAAATTTTACCATCCATAGGTGAGGTTTTAAAAGCCttaacaggttaccactttagatttactgaAGAGGTCTGGTACAAAAAtaactgcccatgatctgatgttcgcagtgatacctcacatgtgtgagacgtttgcTGTTTACATGCATGTGGGACCAAAGTGCACGTTCGCCTTTGCGTGggcctctttatttatttttaaaaaatttttttttttcttttacactgttgctttcatttttttttaccagttttattgctgtcacaataaatgtaaaaatcccttgtgacTGCAGTAGGCATGGGACAGTTaccttttatggagagatctggggtctatatgcacttaaaggagaagtccagcctgagctcgtctGGCTGTACTTCACctatggtcacaggagtgcatttcattttgcactcctgtgaacgtTTTCagtagagagcggtctgaagtctgctctctgctgagaaaaggaagtctgctctctgctgacatcacacagatcagtccagtcACTGCATCATccagactctgggagtctggatccaccagctgcctggactgatggccgtctcagcctctcagctagcAGATGAGatgctgagacagccgctccctgcccctccacaactcagctctccagtgagcatggaggaacagagaggagagctgctgattgacagtcagcagctctctgctcagggatctCTGAGAATCGAGCCATTGGGCAAATGCAGCATTGTAcccatgctgcattcacctaggtaagaataattggggaaaaaaacaaaacccatacttctcttttaaaaacattaaaaacaccaagatcagtgtttttgaatgcaTTTGATTTTCAAAAACTGGCACCGATGGGTTCtgaataaaccggaagtgatgtcatatcatagtttcatagttacatagtaggtaaggttaaataaagacaatagtccatccagttcaacctgtgttggtgcacgtctgtcagtgtctataatttccCATATCACTGTATGTTGTGCTCTTttagatgcacatccaagagtttcttaaaaatatccatactccccaccgccaccaccaattgtggaggagatttccacatccttattgccctgacggtgaaaaaacccctacgcagtttaaggttaaaccggtTCTCctacaatctcattgtgtggccccgtgtcctcttacactcctggCGACTGAATCGTTTTTTCCTATGCTGTGATCGCcaatgaggtatttgtaaatcaatatctaaaaaaactaaagaccttccttttctaagagctggcaacagagaacgcattctagcgccttgaggcaattcagttcccatttgcagcgctctacaaatccttcattcattcattcatcatgTCCCCGCTCAAGCGTcatttctccagtgagaataaattaagtgtttgcagtcgttcctcgtaattgagatcttccagtccccttattagatttgttgctcttctttggacttgagttccagcacatcccttcagaggactggtgcccagaactggacagaatactccagatgtgaccGGACCAggattttataaagtggcaggattatagctTTATCCCTGgcatatatccccttttttatgcatgctaatattctactgtaccagctttggtagctgcagcttgacattgcatgataTTGCTcaatctatcatctactaggacccccagatctttccctgtccttgattcccccagaggttctccccctagtgagtagtttgcatttatattttttgcccccaagtgcattatcttacatttttccacattagacctcatttgccatgtatttgaccgctccattattttgttcaggtctttctgtaaaatttctatatcctgatgtgaagttattgccctgcttaattttgtgtcatctgcaaaaactgagattgagctatttattccattctctatatcatttatgaataaattgaatagaattggtcccaagactgAACCTTGGGGTgccccactcaccactccagatcagtctgagtacacgttatttatcacttcCGGTTTAATATCATGAACAGCCGATCAAAGTCAATCACAGCTTTGCTCGGCTGTCCGGCCAGCCGGTGAATGCACCAGCTGGCCACTCAGGTCTCCTGTTGGGACGGGAGAGCACGAAAGAGCCGCAGAAGGTGGCGGTAGGGGGTGtgtcccctccctctgcttgttAATAGCAGCCGAGTGGCTGGTGAGCAACTCCACTTGCTATTAAAAGAGAGCCGACCACTGGCTCTGATTAACAATACCGGggcgatgcctgcagctgcagacatcatctcAGTATAACCACCGAAAGTCCAGTGACGTACCGGTATATCGCTTGACAAGCagtggttaagcaggccatacatggattgaaattcatccagtTAAGCAGGGACTGGCAGAATTTTGGTCCAGGCagtgacagggtggttgtacagaagtggatttactgatcaacttctgtacaaccagattGTTTGTTTTTTCCTGATCATTCAGGGCCTCCGACTATAGCATTCTGTTGGTGGGAAGgtctcccctctgtcagaatacaacatcTCAGCAAGAGGGGGGGTTCCCATCCACATTTGAATGTGTAGATGgagcaaacaggtcatttttttttgttcaaacaaaaaaatgaataatgtatggcctgcctggCATGTGCTATGCCATGCCTTAACATGCACACGCTCTTTATCGATTACATTCCTAATGTGCTGCCAACATATCAAACTGCAATGAAAACCAGACCTGAGTCTCTGACTCTCTTTTTCTGATGTGTGATATAAAAATTAAATCTGTATTACAGAAAACTATATTTAAATGTTATATATTTCTTGTTCACGCAGGCCACACATAAAGGCAATGTCAACACATTCTTCTTTTTGGGATTCAATAGCATGGATGTATATAATATACTACTCTTCACCTTGGTCCTTATTATATACAttgtgacaatatgtggaaacctTTTGATCATCATGTTGGTATATTATAGCAAGACCCTTCATtctcccatgtacttcttcctTACCCAACTCTCTATATCTGACATCATGCTGACCACAGATATTGCTCCTAACATATTAAATATTGCTCTACATGAGAGGACCTCCATATCTTTTCCTGGCTGCATCACtcaatattatttttttggttcaaTTGAAACATTTGAGTGTTTCCTTCTGACAGTGATGTCCTATGACCGCTATCTAGCCATCTGCTCTCCTCTGCATTATGTCTCCATTATGAACCATGCACTTTGTATCAAATCAGTTCTTGCATCCTGGCTGCTGAGTTGTTCTATAGCATTCATTTTAACTGTTGGCATTTGTCAACTTGAATTCTGTGGGCCAAATACTATTGACCATTTCTACTGTGACTTCAATCCTCTGGTGGAACTTTCTTGTTCAGACACATCCACAGTTCAAATGGAATTGACCATATTGTGTTTTCCTGTTATCGTCTTGCCATTCATTGTGATAGTAGTTTCATATACTTACATTGTTTTAACTATGTTAAAGATACCATCTTTTTCAGGAAAACTGAAACCCTTTTCCACTTGTAGCTCCCACCTTATAGTTGTGTTCATATTTTATGGAACCCTAATTGCCATGTATGTGCTTCCAAATGAAGGGCAATCACAAATGATCAAAAAGATCATGTCAATGTTGTACACTGTTTTTACCCCCTTTTTGAACCCCTTTATATACAGTTTGAGGAATAAAGATATCAAGGATGCTTTGAGAAATGCTTTATATACCCAAATGATGTATTATTTAAAGCCTTTGGTGAAAATCAGGTAGTTAAAATAATAGAGAGAAGATACACcttaagtagaactaaagacaaaacttttctttttcattGATAGCATAAGGGAAGGTTATTACCTATACAGTtgttgggtttttttgccttctgtgtcaTATTGGGGGAGATTACTCTTCATGACCTGTCCCATAGAGAAGACAGAAACTGAGAGGCAATCCTTCTAAAGTGAGGCAATTCCTTGTTCTCACCAGTGTCACCAGAGCtaatgttcccattggaagattccccatgtattactgttctggtgacaagccAACATATGGGGttttctttcactctcagtgataatgataaataaaaatagagAGGGGGGGTCTCCCTAGCcagggtacagacagcaaaaaagaaaaaactcacaagttttgcctttagttatactttaactacttgcttactgggcacttattccCCTTatacttcctgcccaggcccattttcagctgtcaccctttaaatgacaattgagcagtcatgaaacactgtactcaaatgacatttttataattttttttcacacaaatagagctgtcttttggtggtatttaatcaccactgggtttttttattttttgctaaagaaacaaaagaagaccgaaaattttgaaaaaaacaaacattttttatagtttgttataaaatttagcaaacaggtaatttttctcctataatgatgtgcgctgatgaggtggaactgatgaagTGGGCACCAATGAGGAGTTtcctagtttgttataaaatgttgcaaacaggaaatttttctccttcactgatgtgcgctaatgaggctgcactaatgggcactgataggctacaccgaAGGACACTGATgacatggcactgataggtggcactgatggacactgatgaggcagcactggtgggcactgatgaggaggcactgataggtggcactgaagggcactgagaggtggcactgaagggcactgagaggtggcactgatgggcactgataagtggcactgatgaacactgataggtggcactcatgggcactgatgggctctgaatggaggcactgaagggcacttagaggtggcactgataggcactgagcagtggcactgaaaggtggcactgataagtggtactgataggtggcactgatgaacactgataggtggcactgatgggcactaatatgcactggcaggtgtcactgattggcagcactgatgggcattgattagcagcactggtgggcactaataggtggcactggtggatactgataggtggcagtggttggtactgattagcagcactggttggcacagatttGGACCAAtttccctgtaacagaagccggttactggCTCTCTTCTTCTCTACCCACGCAGATTGTGAGGACaaagaaagccgataaccagcttctgtttacttccatgatcagctgttattggctgacagctgatcacgtggtaatgagccactgtgattgaccctttaccctgCTCTCTGATTAGCTGAGTCCGAAGGACTCGATAAACACAGAGCATGCCACCCGCATGCTGAAGGGGCGCGCAAGCACCATGATCAAGGGAGGATGTCTATGGATGCCCTATCAGCACTGGAATcctgcactgtagccatcttttgtcTATAGTGTGGGCAGAAGTGGTTAAGTGGAGAGATGATCACAATATACACATCAATGGCGACTGTAATGTTAGGGAAAAAACTATCTAATCTAAGGTCTCTGATGAAGACACATGGCCAAACAATGAGGTTGTATAATAAGTGATTTAATCCCAAACTGTATAAGGGGTTCAGTACTGTTTAGCCAGCCATACATTGCTTGAAAATCagccggtttagcagggactggcttattttacatccatgtatgggcagggtgttTGTACAGAAATTGTGTGTCAGTGgtagcatttttttatttcagcGGGTTGGCAGTCATCTGGCATCATGATTGATAtggatctgcattgctggacaGTATGATTGGTGATGGATTTACTATgtgtgacattttttgggggggtttagggGGATATTTTTGCAATAAAGAACTTTTCaaatgtttgggtgtctttatttctaggttacaattttttttctgaatgaccaggggtactatgtaccccatacctattcaaaTCAACTGCAAAACTGGATACTActcaaaatcaaaataaaaaaaacggacaGCAGCAAGTGAGTCTATTACATTATTTCCTGTGCAGTACTACCAGATACTTTTGTAACTGTTGGTGTGgttaccgtgtttttttttttttttttttttgagatttaaaAGTAAAGTTTATTAAGTAATTGAAGGATTACATCAATCAGGAAAGAAAATCAAAAGGAGTACAATGCTCATCGAGTACAAATTATAAACGTGGAACAGCTGTTATAAAAGATGTCAACAGTAGATTTTGGGTAAATGTAGGCTTGTAACATAGCTAAATACGTTGCTATGGGCGTTGGGAGTCTCGGTACCAGAGCCCCTTCTGGGAGCTAACTGCTCCGATGAACCGGGTCTCCCTGAACCCATCTCGCCACTAACATGTGAATAAACGTCCAAAATACACAACTACAGAGTCCGGAAGAATAATAAAAAGGAGAGAACTGAAGGGAGCT is a window from the Aquarana catesbeiana isolate 2022-GZ linkage group LG03, ASM4218655v1, whole genome shotgun sequence genome containing:
- the LOC141134269 gene encoding olfactory receptor 1468-like, producing the protein MDVYNILLFTLVLIIYIVTICGNLLIIMLVYYSKTLHSPMYFFLTQLSISDIMLTTDIAPNILNIALHERTSISFPGCITQYYFFGSIETFECFLLTVMSYDRYLAICSPLHYVSIMNHALCIKSVLASWLLSCSIAFILTVGICQLEFCGPNTIDHFYCDFNPLVELSCSDTSTVQMELTILCFPVIVLPFIVIVVSYTYIVLTMLKIPSFSGKLKPFSTCSSHLIVVFIFYGTLIAMYVLPNEGQSQMIKKIMSMLYTVFTPFLNPFIYSLRNKDIKDALRNALYTQMMYYLKPLVKIR